One genomic window of Methanosarcina acetivorans C2A includes the following:
- the csm2 gene encoding type III-A CRISPR-associated protein Csm2, protein MIKEQDLSNLLHEGKLIELCNEINNFDQWKLNKWYEMEEKEYILPLKSGSDIDKSKILNASCIMGIKLVKDKVTSTQLRRLLNGFQIVKEKTKKSGLKTTHISKLKLNLAYVTARNYNIKRLTDLLDSLLDRERFPENTDLTEHFDSVVTLLEGVIVYHKLAGGRD, encoded by the coding sequence ATGATAAAAGAACAGGATCTTTCAAACTTATTGCATGAGGGCAAACTGATTGAGTTATGTAATGAGATAAATAATTTCGACCAATGGAAATTAAATAAGTGGTACGAAATGGAAGAGAAGGAGTATATATTACCGTTAAAATCAGGCTCGGATATCGACAAATCCAAAATCTTGAATGCTTCCTGTATAATGGGCATTAAACTCGTTAAAGATAAAGTTACTTCCACTCAGTTACGCAGATTGCTAAATGGTTTCCAGATAGTAAAAGAGAAAACAAAAAAATCAGGTCTCAAAACTACACATATTTCAAAGTTAAAACTGAACCTTGCATACGTAACAGCTCGCAATTATAATATTAAAAGGTTGACTGACCTCCTTGATTCTCTTCTCGATAGGGAAAGATTTCCAGAAAATACGGATTTGACAGAACATTTTGATTCTGTGGTAACACTGCTTGAAGGTGTAATAGTATATCATAAACTTGCAGGGGGTCGCGATTAA
- the csm3 gene encoding type III-A CRISPR-associated RAMP protein Csm3 gives MSEETMKLKFIGKILITGEMKVVTGMHIGASKETVKIGGIDSPVIRDPMTDFPYIPGSSLKGKLRSLSEKSLEKELFAISHNPDINIHVCTDEHCEICRLFGSSKKDKNEEQKHIPSRLIVRDMHLSNDKELFDIDTGLPYTEWKFENSIDRISSAANPRQIERIPAGAKFKFELVYDAEEETELEEDITRIQMALKLLEQDALGGHGSRGYGKVKFERVTYTGYPREYYVSGDESYILKDRDSVEDIVTAFKGGKND, from the coding sequence ATGAGTGAAGAGACTATGAAACTCAAATTTATTGGGAAAATACTGATCACAGGTGAGATGAAAGTAGTTACAGGTATGCATATCGGAGCCTCTAAAGAGACTGTAAAGATCGGAGGCATCGACAGTCCCGTAATTAGGGATCCCATGACAGATTTTCCCTACATCCCTGGTAGTTCATTGAAAGGAAAACTTAGAAGCCTATCAGAAAAATCTCTGGAAAAAGAGCTATTTGCAATAAGTCATAATCCCGATATCAATATACATGTATGCACTGATGAACACTGTGAAATCTGTAGGCTCTTCGGGAGCAGCAAAAAAGACAAGAATGAAGAGCAAAAGCATATCCCCAGTCGTTTAATTGTTCGGGACATGCACCTGTCAAATGATAAAGAATTGTTTGATATTGATACCGGCCTCCCTTACACCGAATGGAAGTTTGAAAACAGCATCGATCGGATCAGTTCGGCGGCAAATCCCAGACAGATCGAAAGGATTCCAGCCGGAGCGAAATTCAAATTTGAACTCGTTTACGACGCTGAGGAAGAGACTGAACTTGAGGAAGACATCACAAGAATACAGATGGCTTTGAAGTTACTCGAACAGGATGCTCTTGGAGGGCACGGCTCAAGAGGTTATGGAAAGGTAAAGTTTGAAAGGGTTACTTATACTGGATATCCAAGAGAATATTACGTTTCTGGAGATGAAAGTTACATTCTGAAAGATAGAGACTCAGTGGAAGATATCGTAACGGCCTTCAAAGGGGGAAAAAATGATTAA
- the csm4 gene encoding type III-A CRISPR-associated RAMP protein Csm4, protein MIKTVKIVKLDFTSPLHIGEVGIGLEENSLVLHSDTIFNAICNSLAKLYGREWVTKFLQNFSENVPFRISSGFPFIKETLYFPKPMNQANIEENLLQDYSKKLKKTTYLTQKFFEKWIAEERLFKKDLNAITESKTTKSEDSEELSKTDINEIKDNKNTAVRGDIFSEFKKDLLLPKVSVSRENAESSIYFLGSIRFNEDSGIWFILDCDDEDCEKKVISALRLLQHDGIGGKRTWGYGNFSMEVKNIELKVPDSKTYLLLSLFYPKDDENENESGLFSSERARWGFSLRGGYAYPYGSKSSFHKPQRLFIKEGSIFEKAPKGKLIKDATNLDGLEKLYHYGLAYSIPISISGGENT, encoded by the coding sequence ATGATTAAAACTGTCAAGATTGTCAAGCTTGATTTCACTTCTCCTTTGCATATTGGAGAAGTTGGAATAGGACTTGAAGAAAACAGTCTTGTATTGCATTCGGATACCATATTCAACGCGATCTGTAATTCCCTTGCAAAGCTCTATGGAAGAGAATGGGTGACAAAGTTTCTCCAAAATTTCTCCGAAAATGTGCCTTTCAGGATATCTTCAGGTTTTCCTTTTATCAAAGAAACTCTCTATTTCCCGAAACCCATGAATCAGGCCAATATTGAGGAAAACCTTCTTCAAGATTACTCCAAAAAACTGAAAAAAACAACATATCTGACGCAGAAATTTTTTGAAAAATGGATTGCTGAAGAGCGCTTGTTTAAAAAAGATCTCAATGCGATCACAGAGAGTAAGACTACAAAATCAGAAGATTCGGAAGAATTGTCTAAAACAGATATCAATGAAATTAAGGATAATAAGAACACAGCCGTACGTGGGGATATATTTTCTGAATTCAAGAAAGATCTCCTTCTCCCCAAAGTTTCTGTTAGTAGGGAAAATGCTGAATCCAGCATCTACTTTCTTGGCTCAATTCGTTTCAATGAAGATTCGGGGATTTGGTTTATACTTGACTGTGATGACGAAGATTGTGAAAAAAAGGTTATTTCAGCATTACGCTTGTTACAACATGATGGAATCGGAGGTAAACGCACCTGGGGATATGGAAACTTTTCCATGGAAGTAAAAAACATTGAACTGAAGGTGCCAGATTCAAAAACTTACCTCCTATTATCTCTTTTCTATCCAAAAGACGATGAAAACGAGAATGAAAGCGGTCTATTTTCATCTGAAAGAGCAAGATGGGGTTTTTCTTTAAGGGGGGGCTATGCCTATCCATACGGTTCCAAAAGTTCCTTTCATAAACCTCAGAGACTCTTCATAAAAGAAGGATCTATATTCGAAAAAGCGCCCAAGGGCAAACTGATCAAGGATGCTACGAACTTGGACGGACTCGAAAAACTGTACCACTATGGGTTAGCCTACTCGATCCCGATTAGCATCAGTGGCGGTGAAAACACATGA
- the csm5 gene encoding type III-A CRISPR-associated RAMP protein Csm5, with protein MKCKIELLSPLHIGNGNELKMVDFYLNEKKDEIRFIDFEKFIDYCIEKRINLNQEMKNPRYYTGSDFSISKFMDAKQIDPNTFTSYAVSAIIGKRNRESEFAIKEFVKCGGPYLPGSSIKGSIRTALMWNCLNERPDGMEIVQNGLQKWLDKSRIAARDLKMLDENISEVIFGKDPRSDILRVLKPSDTNLVSKSRLEVSEIKIVGNSQEIPVYVENLKTGTELSFDVAFDNYLITQDQNEPKFKNHPCVRYMNVQAICKACNEFSKKVIEKHLEYLWENYNCDEAAEEFDSLWNKVLSCNGNEAILHIGWGGGWYSTTIGLIIETLPGFSTCLVGNPKNWKLENTTIRNSFGLGKKPGTNKFSINFPKTKRVTLEGKPLGWVKLEFESS; from the coding sequence ATGAAATGCAAGATAGAACTCTTGTCCCCCCTGCACATCGGTAATGGAAACGAGTTGAAAATGGTTGATTTTTATCTGAACGAAAAGAAAGATGAAATCAGGTTCATTGATTTCGAAAAATTCATTGACTATTGCATAGAGAAAAGAATTAACCTTAACCAAGAGATGAAAAATCCCAGATATTACACTGGTAGCGATTTCTCTATCAGCAAGTTTATGGATGCAAAACAGATCGATCCCAATACTTTTACCTCCTATGCTGTTTCTGCAATTATTGGTAAGCGAAACCGTGAATCAGAGTTTGCGATCAAGGAATTCGTAAAATGCGGGGGGCCTTATTTACCCGGATCTTCAATCAAAGGATCTATCAGGACGGCTCTCATGTGGAACTGTCTGAATGAAAGACCTGATGGAATGGAAATTGTCCAGAATGGTCTACAAAAATGGCTGGATAAATCTAGAATTGCTGCTCGTGACTTAAAAATGCTTGATGAGAACATTTCAGAAGTAATCTTTGGTAAAGATCCTCGATCGGATATACTTCGCGTGTTGAAACCTTCAGATACGAATCTGGTTAGTAAGAGTCGTTTAGAGGTTTCTGAAATCAAAATTGTCGGCAACTCTCAAGAAATTCCTGTCTATGTTGAAAATTTGAAGACCGGCACAGAACTCTCTTTTGACGTTGCTTTTGACAATTATTTGATTACACAGGACCAGAATGAACCTAAATTTAAAAACCACCCATGTGTCAGATACATGAATGTTCAGGCGATTTGCAAGGCCTGCAATGAGTTTTCAAAAAAAGTAATCGAAAAGCATCTGGAATATCTGTGGGAGAATTACAATTGTGATGAGGCGGCCGAAGAATTCGACAGTTTATGGAATAAAGTTCTAAGCTGTAATGGAAATGAAGCTATCCTACATATTGGCTGGGGGGGCGGCTGGTACAGCACAACAATTGGTTTAATCATAGAAACTCTTCCGGGATTTTCCACTTGTTTAGTAGGAAATCCGAAAAACTGGAAACTTGAAAATACTACCATTAGAAATAGTTTTGGTCTCGGAAAGAAACCTGGTACAAATAAGTTTTCAATAAATTTCCCAAAAACAAAGCGTGTAACTCTTGAAGGCAAACCTCTCGGCTGGGTTAAGTTAGAATTCGAAAGCAGTTGA
- a CDS encoding tetratricopeptide repeat protein, translated as MQTAILITNIGVRDLGQKDTQLFNTSGEHVFEEIRKICENLDPFIEKIKESFNLEKILLFVTKQITPYPKDSICTASIVKKILSSRYGIDEQCISINEVSQNPSDYIEMLITYHSEIKKIPSDINQVFVSTTGGTPHSLFESIFKFNEKVMLLYKSQDTEEIIEYKIQNQLSSAKIEIDNENYKKALNLLEDTKKSDKCVDLQKIHYDIMNLKLKLCENQFEENPENSFLKAQISVTLEDFGIFLINVKLIEKAKKIYEREIQILQDLLNKYPENEEYLSLIGSAYYNLGYVLSELGLIEEAKQRYEESLQIHENLLEIHPENEEYQALTGSAYYNLGNLLSELGSIDEATNRYERALKVHIQFIERYPEIKQYHSSVLKNEFKLIESYFYCAENEINNQTKMMFFGEVIHMCEQYQDLFIKSDSEDERKKMLEFKIRSQIKFSFLDIEMQKKHELSAEKCDEAIKKIKKIKDEIKDVELEKLSSSAIYCFQIKKLIFQGKKFIIHKKDLQNKHYRSFVLKDVLNVIQLYFDYTETEPDTFTKMNHFKKIIHTCQQYQNHFIKNDFEDEIKFVLNAKIRSQISFSSLHIEMQKKHELRIEKCDEAIKELEQFRDEVKYEDLEKLLSFEIDSFQRKKLIFQGQKLISEAINSEPPDIHLIERAVKIFEKIKDTNQDAEKYYLMYKGYIKVENFISNKRYLSCNHIDENKEDFLRFIDELQNKIDDEIISVYKNVSILINSSNKTMRDPVEKLNMSIEYVVDNEVRLLCKHIYQELYRYLHIEKKEIVRIGTAQINFELSESFPPEIIDKEATRDKVFKVLDIATKEKVDIVCLSELCICEDWLSEIKKRYPELIIIAGSYYDQKGHNVCMVVMDSSNEVMDSSNKGQVDQNLLPPQFKITPSEFEDSSVCGLGMVPGKNINIYHETPFGKFAVLICRDFGNFCSDFKKRSDIDILFVPSFNSANGRFHQLAHDHVENSLSYVIISNTAKYGGTAIFGRMKDSYFPGLVSKGFKKKDDRTFKLCELNEGVEGVIIADFNLVYKFFSTPTPMNLDVTPLPVKHIKVVNLEGKSLEGKTLIG; from the coding sequence ATGCAAACGGCAATCCTGATTACAAACATTGGAGTTAGAGATCTTGGGCAAAAGGATACTCAATTATTTAATACCTCCGGTGAACACGTATTCGAGGAAATAAGAAAAATATGTGAGAATCTGGATCCTTTTATTGAAAAAATTAAGGAATCATTCAATCTGGAAAAAATTCTACTCTTTGTCACAAAGCAAATCACACCTTATCCAAAGGATTCTATTTGTACTGCATCTATTGTAAAAAAAATCCTGAGTAGCAGATATGGCATTGATGAACAATGCATAAGCATAAATGAAGTATCTCAGAATCCTTCCGATTATATTGAAATGTTAATTACTTATCACAGTGAAATTAAGAAAATTCCTTCCGACATAAATCAAGTTTTTGTATCTACCACTGGTGGCACTCCTCACTCACTTTTTGAATCAATTTTCAAGTTTAATGAGAAGGTAATGCTTTTATACAAATCTCAAGATACAGAAGAAATCATAGAATACAAAATCCAGAATCAACTTAGTTCCGCTAAAATTGAGATTGATAACGAAAATTACAAGAAGGCACTTAATTTACTCGAAGATACCAAGAAGAGTGACAAGTGTGTAGATTTACAAAAGATTCATTATGATATAATGAATCTCAAATTGAAACTTTGTGAAAATCAATTTGAAGAAAACCCAGAAAATTCTTTTCTAAAAGCACAAATAAGTGTAACTCTTGAAGATTTTGGGATTTTCCTTATAAACGTGAAATTAATAGAAAAAGCAAAGAAAATATATGAAAGAGAAATTCAAATTCTTCAAGATTTACTTAACAAGTATCCTGAAAACGAAGAGTATCTCTCTCTCATTGGTTCTGCCTACTATAATCTTGGATATGTGTTGTCTGAATTGGGCTTAATTGAAGAAGCAAAGCAAAGATATGAAGAATCACTTCAAATTCATGAAAATCTGCTTGAAATACATCCCGAAAACGAAGAGTATCAAGCACTTACTGGTTCTGCTTATTATAATCTTGGAAATTTGTTGTCCGAATTGGGTTCAATTGATGAAGCAACGAATAGGTATGAACGTGCGCTTAAAGTCCACATTCAATTTATTGAAAGGTATCCTGAAATTAAACAATATCATTCGTCCGTATTAAAAAACGAATTTAAACTAATTGAATCGTATTTTTATTGTGCAGAGAATGAAATAAATAATCAGACGAAAATGATGTTTTTCGGGGAAGTCATTCATATGTGCGAACAATATCAGGATCTTTTTATTAAAAGTGATTCTGAAGATGAAAGAAAAAAAATGTTAGAATTCAAAATACGCTCTCAAATAAAATTTTCTTTTCTTGATATTGAAATGCAAAAAAAACACGAGTTAAGTGCTGAAAAGTGTGATGAAGCTATTAAAAAAATAAAAAAAATTAAAGACGAAATAAAAGATGTAGAGCTTGAAAAACTGTCGTCATCTGCAATATATTGTTTTCAGATAAAAAAGTTGATTTTTCAAGGTAAAAAATTTATTATTCATAAAAAAGACCTACAAAATAAACATTATCGTTCATTTGTATTAAAAGATGTTTTAAATGTAATTCAGTTATATTTTGATTATACAGAGACCGAACCAGATACTTTTACAAAAATGAATCATTTCAAGAAAATAATTCATACTTGCCAACAATATCAAAACCATTTCATTAAGAATGATTTTGAAGATGAAATAAAATTCGTGTTAAATGCCAAAATACGCTCTCAGATTAGCTTTTCGTCTCTTCATATTGAAATGCAAAAGAAACATGAGTTAAGAATTGAAAAATGCGATGAAGCTATAAAAGAGTTAGAACAATTTAGAGACGAAGTAAAATACGAAGATCTTGAGAAATTATTGTCATTTGAAATAGATAGTTTTCAGAGAAAAAAATTGATATTTCAGGGGCAAAAACTGATAAGTGAAGCAATTAACTCAGAGCCTCCAGATATTCACTTGATTGAAAGGGCAGTTAAGATATTTGAAAAGATAAAAGATACAAATCAGGATGCAGAGAAATATTATCTTATGTATAAAGGGTATATTAAGGTTGAAAATTTTATTTCTAATAAAAGATATCTTAGCTGTAACCATATTGATGAAAATAAGGAAGATTTTTTGAGATTTATTGATGAACTCCAAAACAAAATAGACGATGAAATAATATCTGTTTACAAAAACGTTTCAATATTGATAAACTCTAGCAATAAGACCATGCGAGATCCGGTGGAAAAATTAAACATGTCGATTGAATATGTTGTCGACAATGAAGTGAGACTTCTATGTAAACATATATATCAGGAATTATATAGATATCTCCATATAGAGAAGAAGGAAATTGTAAGAATAGGAACGGCTCAAATCAATTTTGAACTGTCGGAATCATTTCCGCCGGAAATAATAGATAAAGAGGCGACCCGAGATAAGGTCTTTAAGGTCCTTGATATAGCTACCAAAGAAAAAGTTGATATCGTATGTTTATCTGAGTTGTGCATTTGCGAGGATTGGCTTTCTGAAATCAAAAAACGCTATCCAGAATTGATAATCATCGCTGGTAGTTATTACGATCAAAAGGGACATAATGTCTGCATGGTTGTTATGGATTCATCAAACGAAGTTATGGATTCATCAAACAAAGGGCAGGTTGATCAGAACCTGCTACCTCCACAATTCAAAATAACGCCTTCGGAATTTGAAGATTCCAGTGTATGTGGCCTTGGTATGGTGCCGGGAAAGAATATCAACATCTACCATGAAACTCCTTTTGGAAAATTTGCAGTGCTAATTTGCAGGGATTTTGGCAATTTCTGCTCGGATTTTAAGAAAAGATCGGATATTGATATTCTATTTGTTCCTTCATTTAATTCTGCCAACGGAAGGTTCCATCAACTTGCTCACGACCATGTCGAAAACAGTCTTTCATATGTTATAATTTCAAACACAGCAAAATATGGTGGAACAGCCATTTTCGGGAGAATGAAAGACAGCTATTTCCCAGGACTAGTAAGCAAAGGATTCAAGAAAAAAGATGATAGAACTTTTAAGCTATGTGAATTAAATGAAGGAGTGGAAGGAGTAATTATCGCAGATTTCAATCTTGTTTATAAGTTTTTCTCAACTCCCACACCTATGAATCTAGATGTGACGCCGCTCCCTGTTAAACACATAAAAGTAGTAAACCTTGAAGGAAAAAGTCTCGAAGGAAAAACCTTGATTGGGTGA
- a CDS encoding carbon-nitrogen hydrolase family protein, whose protein sequence is MKTAILLANIGNSDLGIGEDSIFSPKNSSFTVNVYEESKKRWELGDYKDLDLPILEPTIRKIKESFDLQEIFLFGTEQTTYNKQDTIYVALIAKKIICERYNFDEEKVKVSTIFKDPTDYEKLLKFYKQKAGKVRDTVDQIFVSTTGGTPQSNLVLILHMGNKFGERMRMVYKPRSGKEAVIYDFDFKEKKDTVKVGTVQIAFELSESFPLEIKNKEATKEKIFKALDIANKENVNIICLPELCICEDWLSEIEKRYPDMIVIAGSYYDEQGHNVCRVIMDSDRDLLPAQFKMTPSDFEDCRICGLGMVPGEKINTYDETPFGKFSVLICRDFGNFHDSFRKKADILFVPSYNSATSRFHQEADSHVKNSLGYVVIANVASEGGTSIFGQMDSKHFHKLVKKGYKQENDQSLKLCELRKNEEGIIIAKFNLSHKYFPKISPIDPSEKPNPVEEIKIIRI, encoded by the coding sequence ATGAAAACAGCTATTCTGCTTGCAAATATAGGTAATAGTGATCTTGGTATCGGAGAAGATTCAATTTTTAGCCCCAAAAATTCTTCATTTACAGTGAACGTATACGAGGAAAGTAAAAAGAGGTGGGAGTTAGGGGATTATAAGGATCTGGATCTACCTATACTCGAACCTACCATCAGGAAAATAAAAGAATCATTTGATCTTCAGGAGATTTTCCTTTTCGGTACAGAGCAAACCACCTACAATAAGCAAGATACTATCTACGTTGCTTTAATCGCCAAAAAAATAATTTGTGAACGCTATAATTTTGATGAAGAGAAAGTTAAAGTCTCTACTATCTTCAAAGATCCCACTGATTACGAAAAACTACTGAAGTTCTATAAACAGAAAGCCGGAAAAGTTCGAGATACAGTAGACCAAATTTTTGTATCAACTACAGGTGGTACGCCTCAAAGTAATTTGGTGTTGATACTTCATATGGGTAACAAGTTTGGAGAACGGATGAGAATGGTATATAAACCCCGCTCTGGAAAAGAAGCAGTTATATACGATTTTGATTTTAAAGAAAAGAAGGATACCGTTAAGGTAGGGACTGTTCAGATCGCCTTTGAACTTTCCGAATCCTTTCCTCTGGAAATTAAAAATAAAGAAGCTACCAAAGAGAAGATTTTTAAGGCTCTTGATATAGCCAACAAAGAAAACGTTAACATCATATGTTTACCCGAGTTATGCATTTGTGAAGATTGGCTTTCTGAAATCGAAAAACGTTACCCAGATATGATTGTGATAGCTGGTAGTTATTATGATGAACAAGGTCACAATGTCTGCAGAGTTATTATGGATTCTGACAGAGATCTTTTACCGGCTCAATTCAAAATGACACCATCGGATTTTGAGGACTGCAGAATATGCGGGTTGGGAATGGTACCAGGTGAAAAAATTAACACCTATGATGAAACACCATTTGGTAAATTCTCCGTGTTGATTTGCAGAGATTTTGGTAATTTTCATGACAGTTTTAGAAAAAAAGCCGACATTTTGTTTGTTCCCTCCTATAATTCTGCTACCAGTAGATTCCACCAAGAAGCTGATTCACATGTAAAAAATAGTTTAGGATATGTAGTAATTGCAAATGTAGCAAGTGAAGGAGGTACCTCTATTTTTGGACAAATGGATTCTAAGCATTTCCATAAACTTGTAAAAAAGGGGTACAAACAAGAGAATGACCAATCTTTGAAATTGTGTGAATTAAGGAAGAATGAAGAAGGAATAATTATAGCAAAATTCAATCTTTCCCATAAATACTTCCCAAAAATCTCACCAATAGATCCATCTGAAAAACCAAATCCTGTAGAAGAAATAAAGATTATAAGAATATAA
- a CDS encoding DUF7557 family protein, whose protein sequence is MAATTTICLDPKVKDMLSNLKIYPTESYNSVVERLIRMAHDKEPLSEEEIEGIEESLKDIKAGRVYSEKEAKKLLGIEEE, encoded by the coding sequence ATGGCAGCTACGACTACGATCTGTCTTGACCCTAAAGTTAAGGATATGCTCAGCAATTTGAAAATTTATCCGACTGAATCTTATAATTCTGTAGTTGAACGGCTCATCAGGATGGCACATGATAAGGAACCGCTGAGTGAGGAGGAAATTGAAGGAATTGAAGAAAGCCTGAAAGATATCAAAGCAGGGAGAGTTTATAGCGAAAAGGAAGCAAAAAAATTGTTGGGCATTGAAGAGGAATGA
- a CDS encoding hydrolase, producing the protein MTSETETPECCPPFDPAPWDGKLFEWKNKKFIKDSVTTQNYMPLNFGEVVMRMNEKVARAGAEIPDWLGLSDHTSESNMDIYLAVDREVDGAENLTLSGKFLSKVYEGAFEKTGEWCADFEGYAKGRGLEIKKWYMWYTTCPTCAEKYGKNYVVILAEVQ; encoded by the coding sequence ATGACCAGCGAAACCGAAACTCCGGAATGTTGTCCTCCGTTTGACCCCGCCCCCTGGGACGGCAAACTCTTTGAATGGAAGAATAAAAAGTTCATCAAAGATTCTGTGACCACTCAGAATTACATGCCCCTGAACTTCGGGGAAGTAGTTATGAGAATGAACGAAAAAGTTGCCAGGGCAGGGGCGGAAATTCCTGACTGGCTCGGCCTGTCAGATCACACATCCGAAAGCAATATGGACATTTATCTGGCTGTTGATAGAGAAGTCGATGGGGCTGAAAACCTGACCCTGAGCGGGAAGTTCCTGAGTAAAGTCTACGAGGGAGCTTTTGAAAAAACAGGGGAATGGTGTGCGGACTTTGAAGGTTATGCAAAAGGCCGGGGGCTTGAAATTAAGAAATGGTATATGTGGTATACCACATGTCCGACCTGTGCCGAAAAATACGGGAAGAATTATGTTGTTATTCTTGCAGAAGTCCAATAA
- a CDS encoding ATP-binding protein yields MDLMQLSAQNPWWRNPAAIRDDAKLKKLDESLMKWSPRLLSELKFDRDRIYTLRGPRQVGKTTLVKLIIRELLETIEHSQSIFYFTCDLVADEKELFEVLDLYLKWAAAFRLERKYIFLDEISSVRDWEKGLKYLVDTGALNNATVVLTGSHSIDIKSSIERLPGRRGEGEGTLDKIFFPMKFSEYAETLNSDLKQFMEANGLFEAEKRQEILSNLSEGRADPLLNMLLLYQPELDRLFDQYLLTGGIPRAVNEFFSKNKIDSSIYEIYIQSLIGDLARWNIPEMPVKQTLRSIAGKLTTPVSWRSITDETDIGAHVTVRKYVTALEDSFVLNVLYPLDLPKKTANFKKEKKIYFQDPFIFHALHAWASGLTDYFESANLYLSSPETRSKLVESVFHSHLLRFIYEKYPSDVFSPHDRVFYLKTGGGKKEVDFVLKEKGSVLLGIELKYQNRINSSDYRGLTVFERGILISKDRFDLSGKYATLPASIFLLLL; encoded by the coding sequence ATGGATTTGATGCAGCTCTCGGCTCAGAACCCCTGGTGGAGAAATCCTGCTGCTATCCGGGATGATGCCAAACTGAAAAAACTGGATGAATCGCTCATGAAGTGGAGTCCGAGGCTTCTTTCGGAGCTGAAGTTTGACAGGGACAGGATTTACACTTTGAGAGGACCGAGGCAGGTTGGAAAGACCACGCTGGTCAAGCTCATAATCCGGGAGCTGCTTGAAACAATTGAGCATTCCCAGAGCATTTTTTACTTTACCTGTGACCTTGTGGCTGATGAAAAAGAGCTTTTTGAGGTTCTGGATCTCTACCTTAAGTGGGCAGCAGCTTTCCGGCTGGAGAGAAAATATATTTTCCTGGATGAAATTTCTTCGGTCCGGGATTGGGAAAAGGGACTGAAGTACCTTGTTGATACCGGGGCTTTGAATAATGCAACTGTAGTCCTGACAGGGTCTCACTCAATCGATATAAAGAGCAGTATCGAAAGGCTTCCGGGGAGGAGGGGGGAAGGGGAAGGAACTCTGGATAAGATCTTTTTTCCGATGAAGTTTTCCGAATATGCAGAAACCCTTAACTCCGACCTGAAACAGTTCATGGAAGCAAACGGGCTCTTTGAAGCCGAAAAAAGGCAGGAAATCCTTTCAAACCTCTCTGAAGGCAGAGCTGACCCTCTCCTGAACATGCTCCTCCTCTACCAGCCCGAACTTGACAGGCTCTTTGACCAGTATCTGCTCACCGGAGGGATCCCGAGAGCTGTTAACGAGTTTTTCTCAAAAAACAAAATCGACAGCAGTATCTACGAAATATATATCCAGTCCCTCATAGGCGATCTGGCCCGCTGGAACATTCCGGAAATGCCGGTAAAACAGACTCTCAGAAGCATAGCCGGAAAGCTTACAACACCCGTTAGCTGGAGGAGCATCACAGATGAAACCGATATCGGAGCTCATGTAACAGTCCGGAAATATGTCACTGCCCTTGAAGACTCTTTTGTCCTGAACGTGCTCTATCCCCTTGACCTTCCAAAAAAGACTGCAAACTTCAAAAAAGAGAAAAAAATCTACTTTCAGGACCCTTTCATCTTCCATGCCCTGCACGCCTGGGCTTCAGGCCTTACTGACTACTTTGAATCTGCAAATCTCTACCTCAGCAGCCCCGAAACCAGAAGCAAACTGGTAGAATCCGTTTTTCATTCCCATTTGCTGCGTTTCATATACGAAAAATACCCAAGCGACGTCTTCTCCCCTCATGACCGCGTCTTCTATTTGAAAACAGGAGGCGGCAAAAAAGAAGTGGATTTTGTCCTGAAAGAAAAGGGAAGCGTTCTTCTCGGAATTGAACTGAAATACCAGAACCGGATCAATAGCAGTGATTATCGGGGCCTGACTGTATTTGAAAGAGGAATCCTTATTTCAAAAGACAGATTTGACCTCAGCGGAAAATATGCTACATTACCCGCTTCCATCTTCCTGCTTCTGCTGTAA